The DNA segment TCGCTCGACCACGTCTTCTCGATGGAGGCGTTCTACTACGCGGCCGACCCGCGCAACACGCTCCGGGAGATCCGCCGCGTGCTGAAGCCCGGCGGCACCTTCTACTGCGCCGTCAACTACTTCGCCGAGAGCGAGTCGACCCACGCGTGGCAGGACAACATCTCGGTCGAGATGACCCTGTGGAGCCGCGCGGAGTACCGCGAGGCGTTCCGGGAGGCGGGGCTGTACGTCGCCGAACAGGACAACGTGCCCGACCGGGAGATCGAGATCCCGGACGCGGCCGAGTTCCCCACCGACGACTGGGACTCCCGCGAGGCGATGGTGGACCGCTACCGGACGTGGGGGACGCTGTTGACGGTCGGCGTCGCGCCTTGACCTCGTCGGTTGTTTATAAGCTATCACCGTCGGTGACGCGGTGAACGCCTCCAAAGCCCCAGCCGCGAGGACTCGATGGGCTCGCTGCGGTCCTCGTCGCCGGCGGCAACGCCGCCGGCTGCCAGAGGCGCGAAGCGCCTCGCTGTCGCTCACTACGTTCGCTCCTGCGGTCCTTGCGTCGTCATCAGAACGCTGCGCGTTCTGATTGGCTCACGAGAGCTCTGCTCTCGTGAACGCCCGTCTTCGTCCTCGCGGCTGCCCCTTTGAGTCCCCACCCGACTGCAACCGCACAGCGCCTCACGCCTCCCCAGCCTCGTCGGACCGGCGCAACCGCGCCGGTCCGACTCCCTCGCGCGCTCCTCGCGTCCTCCGGCCGCTCGGAGGCGCGCGCCACCGCACCGCCGTCTGTTTATAAACGAAGAGTCGTGAACCGCCGATCCCTTTTAAGCGTGCGAACCATTCACACAGTTGATACCACATGGAACTCCGCTGCGAGGGCTGCGCCGGCTGCTGCGTCGACTGGCGGCCGCTCGCGCCGGACGCCGCCGGCTCCGACCGCGCCGGCGACCGCCCCCCGCTCGACGACGTCTACGACCTCGCCCCGCTCACCCGCGACGAGGTCGCCGCCTTCCTCGACGACGGGCTCGGCGACGCGCTCGTCCCCCGGCTGTTCGAGCCCGCGGAGCGCGACGCGACCGTCTCGATCGACGGCGTCGACGTCGCCGCCGCCCGCGACCGCCCCGTGTTCATGATCGGCCTCCGGAAGCCGCCGAAGCCGGTCGCGCCGATCGGGACCGACGAGCCCCGCTGGCTCGACGCCTGCGTCTTCCTCGACCCGACGACGCTCCAGTGCCGGATCCACGGCGGGGACCTGTACCCCCGGACCTGCGCGACGTACCCGGGGCACAACCTCGAACTCGACGCCGAGACCGAGTGCGAGCGCGTCGAGGCCGCCGGCGGCGGCGACCGCCTCCTCGACGACGAGCCCCCCGACGACCTCCCGGCGCCCGCGTTCGGCCCCCAGGCGCTCGGGTCGACCGTCTTCGCGTACCCCGACCCCGACGACCTCGACGGGGTGGTCGATCAGATCCGGACCGACTCGCTCACCGCCGACGACCGCGCCCGGTTCGTCGGGGCCGCCGTCGGCTCGCGGCCGGGGTCGCTGTCGGTCGACCGCGACCGCATGGCCGAGGCGCGGGCCCGCGCCCGCGACGCCGACTCGTGGGCGGGGCGCGCGATCCGCGAGTGGACCGAGCGCGCGGGGGACGACGGCGACCCGGTCGCTCTCGAACCGGTCCCCCGCGACCGGCTGGTCCGCGAACTGGAGGACGACGCGGGCGCCCCCAGTACACCGGGTTGGGGCGAGTGAGCGCGTTTCCGATCCCGCCCTCCCCCTTCCTCCTCACGCGTCCGCTCCCGCTCTCCCCACCTCACGCGTTCGCTCCCGGCCGCCAGATCCCCTGTTTCCGGTCGAGCCACGCGACGACGGCGACGTGCGGGAGCGTCATGGCCGCGATGGCGACGAGCGACACGGCGAGCAGGTCGCCTGGCGCGGCGACCCCGGCGGGGACCGAGAGCCCGACCGCGGCGACGACGAGGAACCCGCCGAGGGTGAGCGGCGCGGCGTCGCGCGCGAACCGGCGGAGCGCGCCGATCACGTCGCCGTCGCCGACCGCCCCCGCCGCCCGCTCGTCCACGAGGACCAGCCGGCCGACGTGGCGGAGCCCGTGCCAGAGCGCGAAGTACACCCCGACCGCGAACACGGGCGCGGCGAGCAGGAACCACGCCCACAGCGCCGCCACCTCCCCGGCGTCGCGGAGCCAGTCGCACCGCGAGGCGCCCGCGCGAACCCGCCGGTACCCCAGTCCGATCGACAGCGCCGTCGCCGCGATCATGAACCCGCCGACGGCCAGCCGCGTCGCCGGGACGAAGACGGGGTCGACCGCGGCCGTCGCGGCGGCCGCGTCGACGACGAACAGGCCGACGACCCACTCGGCGACCAGCCGGTACTCGCCCGGGTGCGCGAGCAGCGGGACGCCCATCGGGAGCCCGCCGCGGACGACGAGGCTCAGCCAGCGCTCCGCGGAGGTAGGGAGGTGGTCGACGCCGGCGGCGGCGAGCACCGCCACGTCGCCCTGCCCCCAGTGGAGCCACGTGAGGAGGATGAACCCGACGAACGCCGCGACCGGCGCGAGGAAGAACGCCGCGACCACCGCACCGCCGAGGACCGCGTAGACGACGGAGACGACCGCGATCGACCGCCGGAGCGAGACGTCCGTCGCCGCGCGCAGGGGGACGAGGTGGTCGACCGCACCGTGGGCCATCCCGACGCCGAGCGTCCCCAGCGCGAACGCCGCGGCGCCGACCTCCACCGGAAACAGGGGGGTCACGGCGCCGACCGGGAGCAGCGCCGCGAGCGCCAGCGCGGGGTAGCGCGCGAACCACCGGTCGACCGCCGACCGGGCGCGCTCGTCGCGCTCGACCGCCGTCGTCTCGCGCCGCGCCGCCGACCGGGCCGCGGTCTCAGTCATCGACGGGGTCGGGGGACTCGGGGTCCGGTTCGGGCGGATCGGGCGTCGGATCGAACGCGTCCACCGTCGACTCGATCGGCCGGCCGCGCCGGTCGTTCCAGTCGAGGACCCACTCGAACAGCACGAGTCCGTTCACCGTCATCACTCCCGCGGAGGCGAAGAAGAGCATCTCCTCGATCGGGAGCCCGAGGACGGCGATCCCGGTCGTCATCTCGGTGGAGAGCCCCCACGTCCCCATCCCGATCGCGATCCGGTCGGCGACCCAGAAGTACGCCGCGGGAATCAGCGTCGCCGCGAGCCACGTCCGCGGCGTCCGGACGAGGTACCCGCCGCCGACCGCCCACTGGAGCGCGAAGACGGGGCCGACCCACGCGATCAGCCCGCCGAGGTAGAGGTACGAGGGGTCGAGCGTCACCAGCCAGAGCCCGGCGACGGCCATCGCGAGGCCGGCGACCACGCCCGCGATCCGCGGCCCTCGGTCGAAATCCCCGTCGCGGAACGTCGGGTCGAACCCGATCAGGTGGAGCGCGAACGCGGTGACCACCGTCTGAACCGTGAAGAAGAGGTACTCGCCGAGCGGGATCGACAGCGCCCGGACGAGCACCGCGCCGTCGGCGTACGACCACGCGCCCCGCCGGATCATGTAGCTGATCCACGGCGTCGTGTACGCGTACGCGATGGCGACGAGGATCGCGATACCGGCCGTCGCCCGGCGGCGTCGAACCACGTCGTACCGCGGCGCGAGGTACCACAGCGCCGCGACCACGGGGAGGCTGAAGACGAGATGGAACTGGAGGTACGTCAGCGTCGGAAGCATCCTATCACCCCACCGGCGCCGTTCATGCCTCTCCGTTCGCTCCGTCGCTTATTAAGGGCCACTCCAAACAGTGTGATCGACCCCGCGATCGACTCCCCGCCATCGGCGGGATCTCGTCCGTCGGAGCTACGCCTCGGCCGACAGCACGCCGTGCCCCTCCAGCACCTTCCCGAGCCGGAACATGGAGGCGACGACGGCGTCGCAGACCGGGCGCACCGCGTCCTTCGGCACGAACCCGACCGCGAGCCCGGCGACCTCCAGCATCGGGAGGTCGTTGGCGCCGTCGCCGATCGCGACCGTCTCCGCCATCGCGAAGCCGAGGTCGTCGGCCAACTCGGCCAGCGCGTCGTCCTTCGTCCCCTCGATGAGCGGCCCCTCGGCGTCCCCGGTGAGCTTCCCGCCGGCCATCGGGAGGCGGTTGGCGACGATCGTGTCGGCCTCGACCCCCGCCTTCGCGAGCGCGCGCTCGACGCCG comes from the Halorubrum depositum genome and includes:
- a CDS encoding class I SAM-dependent methyltransferase, with amino-acid sequence MSVREEFDQWATSGKDRGMEDRHWHTAKHVLARMPVEAGDAVLDLGTGSGYALRALRERGIDRGYGLDGAPEMARNARSYTDDDAVGFLVGDFDALPFADDSLDHVFSMEAFYYAADPRNTLREIRRVLKPGGTFYCAVNYFAESESTHAWQDNISVEMTLWSRAEYREAFREAGLYVAEQDNVPDREIEIPDAAEFPTDDWDSREAMVDRYRTWGTLLTVGVAP
- a CDS encoding YkgJ family cysteine cluster protein translates to MELRCEGCAGCCVDWRPLAPDAAGSDRAGDRPPLDDVYDLAPLTRDEVAAFLDDGLGDALVPRLFEPAERDATVSIDGVDVAAARDRPVFMIGLRKPPKPVAPIGTDEPRWLDACVFLDPTTLQCRIHGGDLYPRTCATYPGHNLELDAETECERVEAAGGGDRLLDDEPPDDLPAPAFGPQALGSTVFAYPDPDDLDGVVDQIRTDSLTADDRARFVGAAVGSRPGSLSVDRDRMAEARARARDADSWAGRAIREWTERAGDDGDPVALEPVPRDRLVRELEDDAGAPSTPGWGE
- a CDS encoding Brp/Blh family beta-carotene 15,15'-dioxygenase, translating into MTETAARSAARRETTAVERDERARSAVDRWFARYPALALAALLPVGAVTPLFPVEVGAAAFALGTLGVGMAHGAVDHLVPLRAATDVSLRRSIAVVSVVYAVLGGAVVAAFFLAPVAAFVGFILLTWLHWGQGDVAVLAAAGVDHLPTSAERWLSLVVRGGLPMGVPLLAHPGEYRLVAEWVVGLFVVDAAAATAAVDPVFVPATRLAVGGFMIAATALSIGLGYRRVRAGASRCDWLRDAGEVAALWAWFLLAAPVFAVGVYFALWHGLRHVGRLVLVDERAAGAVGDGDVIGALRRFARDAAPLTLGGFLVVAAVGLSVPAGVAAPGDLLAVSLVAIAAMTLPHVAVVAWLDRKQGIWRPGANA
- a CDS encoding lycopene cyclase domain-containing protein → MLPTLTYLQFHLVFSLPVVAALWYLAPRYDVVRRRRATAGIAILVAIAYAYTTPWISYMIRRGAWSYADGAVLVRALSIPLGEYLFFTVQTVVTAFALHLIGFDPTFRDGDFDRGPRIAGVVAGLAMAVAGLWLVTLDPSYLYLGGLIAWVGPVFALQWAVGGGYLVRTPRTWLAATLIPAAYFWVADRIAIGMGTWGLSTEMTTGIAVLGLPIEEMLFFASAGVMTVNGLVLFEWVLDWNDRRGRPIESTVDAFDPTPDPPEPDPESPDPVDD
- the serB gene encoding phosphoserine phosphatase SerB — its product is MSLIAFDFDGTLSDSEMTVLLAERAGVADEVAEITERAMNDELSYAESLYRRAELLGGLDDEAVAAAFDEVTLRPGAGELIGRLQADGHHVAVLTGGFERGVERALAKAGVEADTIVANRLPMAGGKLTGDAEGPLIEGTKDDALAELADDLGFAMAETVAIGDGANDLPMLEVAGLAVGFVPKDAVRPVCDAVVASMFRLGKVLEGHGVLSAEA